From Humisphaera borealis, the proteins below share one genomic window:
- a CDS encoding NAD(+)/NADH kinase — MKRLFVVAKPEKTNVTKALNDLRPAIAGIADLVGVETDHQHDLAKVEADLVLVLGGDGTLLSAARRMAGHEIPMMGVNFGRLGFLADFTPQNFLPYLVRHLTVGLPVQRRPMLEASVIPAEADCPARESIKVEQCRRFVATALNDAVVTAGPPFHMVELEISSDDEGGVRYFGDGVIVSTASGSTAYNVSAGGPIIDAGVEAVCITPICPHSLSFRPVVVPSRTTIVLKCVKVNEGTTLFCDGQASTKLSTGERIVIRRSASDALLIDNPDTQPWRSLAEKLHWAASPKYSS; from the coding sequence ATGAAACGCCTCTTTGTTGTCGCAAAGCCCGAGAAGACCAACGTCACCAAGGCGCTGAATGACCTGCGTCCAGCGATCGCCGGCATTGCCGATCTGGTGGGTGTCGAGACCGATCACCAGCACGACCTGGCGAAGGTGGAAGCCGACCTGGTGCTGGTGCTGGGCGGCGACGGCACCCTGCTGTCGGCCGCCAGGCGGATGGCCGGGCATGAGATCCCGATGATGGGGGTGAACTTCGGCCGGCTCGGCTTCCTGGCCGACTTCACGCCGCAGAACTTCCTGCCCTACCTGGTCCGGCACCTGACGGTGGGCCTGCCGGTTCAGCGACGGCCGATGCTGGAGGCGTCGGTGATTCCGGCCGAGGCGGACTGCCCGGCGCGGGAGAGCATCAAGGTGGAGCAGTGCCGACGGTTCGTGGCAACGGCGCTGAACGACGCGGTCGTAACAGCCGGCCCGCCGTTCCACATGGTTGAACTGGAGATCTCGTCCGACGACGAAGGCGGCGTGCGGTACTTCGGCGATGGGGTGATCGTTTCGACCGCGAGCGGATCGACGGCGTACAACGTCTCGGCCGGCGGGCCGATCATCGACGCGGGCGTCGAGGCGGTCTGCATCACGCCGATCTGCCCGCACAGCCTGTCGTTCCGGCCGGTGGTGGTGCCGTCGCGGACGACGATCGTGCTGAAGTGCGTGAAGGTGAACGAGGGGACCACGCTGTTCTGCGACGGGCAGGCGAGCACGAAGCTAAGCACCGGCGAGCGGATCGTCATCCGCCGAAGCGCCAGCGACGCGCTGCTGATCGACAACCCCGACACGCAGCCCTGGCGCAGCCTGGCCGAGAAGCTGCACTGGGCGGCGAGTCCGAAGTATTCGTCGTGA
- a CDS encoding peptidylprolyl isomerase, which produces MQRLIATLVALCLSTSALAAEPVLSPVKTWFSPQQPVEIKVAAEGDVKLVATDFLGVMVDAKGDAAVSGSKTVDAKTIFPGIAASGTYLLYAVPKDKDLSAFVGTPLVISVRGDRRIGAPDGPMVTKVEPLKYLVMTTSKGPMTMAFYYDMAPNTVHNFVTLAAEGYYNGLNFHRIVPGFVIQGGDPRGDGTGGPGYQIDAEFNERRHDAGVLSMARSQDPDSAGSQFFVCLDYQQTRALDRKYTAFGKVVAGMDAVKAIAAVARNQENDRPTENQLIEKVEVKNVTATDNPYVGLQKELAVK; this is translated from the coding sequence ATGCAACGATTGATCGCCACCCTGGTCGCTCTGTGTCTTTCCACGTCGGCGCTCGCCGCCGAGCCGGTGCTTTCTCCGGTCAAGACCTGGTTCTCGCCGCAGCAGCCGGTCGAGATCAAGGTTGCCGCCGAGGGCGACGTCAAACTGGTCGCGACCGACTTCCTGGGCGTGATGGTGGACGCCAAGGGTGACGCGGCGGTTTCGGGTTCCAAGACGGTGGACGCCAAAACGATCTTCCCGGGGATCGCGGCTTCGGGCACTTACCTGCTGTATGCCGTGCCGAAGGACAAGGACCTGAGCGCGTTCGTCGGCACGCCGCTGGTGATCAGCGTGCGGGGCGATCGCCGGATCGGCGCGCCCGACGGGCCGATGGTGACCAAGGTCGAGCCGCTGAAGTACCTGGTGATGACCACCAGCAAGGGCCCGATGACGATGGCGTTCTACTACGACATGGCGCCGAACACGGTGCACAACTTCGTGACGCTCGCCGCCGAGGGGTACTACAACGGTCTGAACTTCCACCGCATCGTGCCGGGCTTCGTCATTCAGGGTGGCGACCCGCGTGGCGACGGCACCGGCGGCCCGGGGTATCAGATCGACGCCGAGTTCAACGAGCGTCGCCACGACGCCGGCGTGCTGTCGATGGCCCGCAGCCAGGACCCGGACTCGGCCGGCAGCCAGTTCTTCGTCTGCCTGGACTACCAGCAGACGCGGGCGCTGGACCGCAAGTACACGGCGTTCGGCAAGGTGGTTGCAGGAATGGACGCGGTAAAGGCAATCGCCGCCGTCGCCCGCAACCAGGAGAACGACCGCCCGACGGAGAACCAGTTGATCGAGAAGGTGGAGGTCAAGAACGTGACCGCGACCGACAACCCGTACGTGGGCCTGCAGAAGGAACTGGCGGTGAAGTGA
- a CDS encoding IS4 family transposase, with the protein MRRSGNLLDEHLHRLAALPAHGNTILGRDQLVKGLLLSFFDPMARSLRRIEDCGDFQGDLRLDKLARSTTADALAAFDPQLLVPLIDDLQQRVPNLGDADGLEGITRQIIAADGTYMTTLCDVAWAMRQKNRDGGVQGQVRANVQLDAGNWIPRVLTVSGDDGHSEAAAFAADLLPGVLYVVDRNFVEFGFLGAVLDKGSDFVVRIKSNQPAMTVVQTLPPSAADVEAGVIAEEVVRLPGRDAPAGLFRCITIESTDRSGESQALRLLTNLPAATVGAHVVGAVYRLRWQIELFFKWLKTWAGMDHLLSTSRNGITTQLYIAVIAVLMMYVQSGYRVSVYALAALGRVARGQMSIQEAMAVIAKRERERSLERARQARLRARKKLA; encoded by the coding sequence GTGCGCCGCTCCGGGAATCTCCTCGACGAACATCTCCATCGTCTGGCGGCGCTGCCGGCTCACGGCAACACCATCCTCGGCCGCGACCAGTTGGTCAAAGGCCTGCTCCTGTCGTTCTTCGATCCCATGGCCCGATCGCTGCGACGCATCGAAGACTGCGGCGACTTCCAGGGCGATCTGCGACTCGACAAGCTGGCACGCTCGACCACCGCCGACGCTCTTGCAGCGTTCGACCCTCAGCTGCTCGTGCCGCTGATCGACGACCTGCAGCAACGTGTCCCGAATCTCGGCGACGCCGACGGCCTCGAAGGGATCACCCGGCAGATCATCGCCGCCGACGGCACTTACATGACCACGCTGTGCGATGTGGCCTGGGCGATGCGCCAAAAGAACCGCGACGGCGGCGTGCAGGGACAGGTCCGCGCCAACGTCCAGCTCGACGCCGGCAACTGGATTCCCCGCGTGCTGACCGTCAGCGGCGACGACGGGCATTCGGAGGCCGCGGCCTTCGCCGCCGACCTCCTGCCCGGCGTGCTGTACGTCGTGGACCGCAACTTCGTCGAGTTCGGCTTCCTCGGCGCCGTCCTGGACAAGGGCAGCGACTTTGTCGTTCGTATCAAATCCAACCAACCGGCGATGACGGTGGTCCAGACCCTGCCGCCGTCGGCGGCGGACGTCGAGGCGGGCGTGATCGCCGAGGAAGTGGTGAGACTTCCCGGCCGCGACGCGCCGGCGGGCCTGTTCCGCTGCATCACCATCGAGAGCACCGACCGATCGGGCGAATCCCAGGCACTGCGGCTGCTGACCAATCTTCCCGCGGCGACGGTCGGGGCTCACGTCGTCGGCGCCGTTTACCGGCTGCGCTGGCAGATCGAGCTGTTTTTCAAGTGGCTCAAGACCTGGGCGGGAATGGACCACCTGCTGAGCACCAGCCGCAATGGGATCACCACGCAGCTGTACATCGCGGTGATCGCCGTGCTGATGATGTACGTGCAGAGCGGCTACCGCGTCAGCGTCTACGCCCTGGCGGCGCTGGGCCGCGTGGCCCGGGGCCAGATGTCGATCCAGGAGGCGATGGCGGTGATCGCCAAACGCGAGCGAGAGCGTTCGCTGGAACGAGCGCGTCAGGCCCGGCTGCGGGCACGCAAGAAGCTGGCCTGA